A genomic region of Candidatus Limnocylindrales bacterium contains the following coding sequences:
- a CDS encoding class II aldolase/adducin family protein yields the protein MDKKLNLYKQEIIRIGQRLYQKGLIVATEGNISIKVDENTLLATSQGIHKGSMTPGQIVKTDLKGVKLEGKGEPSSELKMHLAVYHTRPDVKAVIHAHPPVGTGFAVAGLALDRFILPEVVVTLGTVPLLKYATPTTEELAELVSDSIAQHDALLLANHGALTVGKDLITAYYKMETLEQFARISLVARLLGRENVLPPEAVEKLMELRAQYLRKSSP from the coding sequence ATGGATAAAAAGCTTAATCTTTATAAGCAGGAGATCATCCGAATAGGGCAAAGGCTTTATCAAAAAGGGTTGATTGTTGCTACCGAAGGGAATATCAGCATTAAAGTCGATGAAAATACCCTCTTAGCGACCTCTCAAGGTATTCATAAGGGATCTATGACACCGGGTCAAATTGTGAAAACGGATTTAAAAGGTGTGAAGCTGGAAGGAAAGGGAGAACCCTCTTCGGAATTAAAGATGCATTTAGCTGTTTACCATACCCGCCCCGATGTAAAGGCAGTCATTCATGCTCATCCTCCTGTGGGTACAGGGTTTGCCGTTGCAGGCCTTGCCTTAGATCGATTTATCTTGCCGGAAGTTGTGGTTACCCTGGGTACAGTTCCTTTGCTCAAGTATGCCACCCCGACTACCGAGGAATTGGCAGAATTGGTTTCGGATTCTATTGCTCAACATGATGCACTTTTGTTGGCTAATCATGGGGCTCTGACGGTAGGTAAGGATTTAATAACGGCTTATTACAAGATGGAAACCTTAGAGCAATTTGCAAGAATAAGCCTGGTGGCCAGACTCCTGGGTAGAGAAAACGTTCTTCCTCCTGAAGCGGTTGAAAAATTGATGGAACTACGTGCGCAATATCTGAGAAAATCTTCCCCATGA
- a CDS encoding GNAT family N-acetyltransferase: MGEIHIRELKTIDEMTPLVELQKTIWGYTDPYTARLLLVVSKTGGQVLGAYVDEKLVGFAFMFYAYRNGENYLHSQMVGVLPEYRNANVGYALKLAQRDYALRLGLNRIEWTFDPLQSKNAYFNVHKLGAIIRRYEPNYYGNLGGVFNDNLDSDRVYAEWYINSDRVKIRLKGENELQVPTDIRVIESKTVNQVVFNSQGLVQNQSYTLRPPDVNFFVEIPEDFELIKQDLDLAREWRRQLREMLMHFLGEGYSIVEVVSLRVDNKRRNFYYLTHEN; encoded by the coding sequence ATGGGCGAGATTCATATCCGTGAATTAAAAACCATTGACGAGATGACCCCCTTAGTTGAACTCCAGAAAACTATCTGGGGATATACCGATCCTTATACAGCCCGACTCCTCCTGGTAGTATCCAAGACCGGAGGTCAGGTTTTAGGGGCTTATGTGGACGAAAAGCTGGTCGGATTTGCTTTCATGTTCTATGCCTATCGGAATGGAGAAAATTATCTTCATTCCCAGATGGTTGGGGTTCTACCTGAGTATCGAAATGCCAATGTGGGCTATGCTTTAAAACTGGCCCAGCGGGATTATGCGTTAAGGTTGGGCTTAAACCGCATTGAGTGGACTTTTGATCCCCTTCAAAGTAAGAATGCCTACTTTAATGTACATAAGCTGGGGGCAATTATTCGGAGATATGAACCTAACTATTACGGAAACCTTGGAGGTGTGTTCAACGATAACCTGGATTCGGATCGAGTTTATGCAGAGTGGTATATAAACTCTGATCGGGTAAAGATTCGCCTCAAGGGAGAAAACGAACTCCAGGTTCCTACAGATATACGGGTTATCGAGTCCAAAACGGTTAATCAAGTCGTTTTTAATTCCCAGGGTCTGGTACAAAACCAAAGTTATACGCTTCGTCCTCCAGATGTGAATTTCTTTGTAGAAATTCCGGAAGATTTTGAGCTTATTAAGCAAGATCTTGACCTTGCCCGAGAGTGGCGCAGGCAGCTACGGGAAATGTTAATGCACTTTCTGGGAGAAGGATATTCCATTGTAGAAGTCGTCAGCCTGCGGGTCGATAATAAAAGACGGAATTTCTATTACTTAACCCATGAAAATTGA
- a CDS encoding HNH endonuclease: protein MNYAVLVLNASYEVIHVCNLKRAITLIFKGVAIVEEETDMVLRSPTISIPVPAVIRLLRYVKIPYHRVKFSRKNVLIRDNYICQYCYQKFKIMDLTLDHVIPLSRGGWDGWDNVVTACRSCNNRKGDDTPEEAGMKLLRKPRLPSVVTYLQIIRRLGEEKKEWRRYLFFDQEEENSLERQQEKYLISST from the coding sequence GTGAATTATGCCGTCTTGGTACTGAACGCGAGTTATGAAGTGATTCACGTTTGTAATTTAAAGAGAGCGATTACCCTGATATTTAAGGGAGTAGCCATTGTCGAGGAAGAGACCGATATGGTTTTACGCTCTCCTACCATATCTATCCCTGTACCGGCTGTAATCAGGCTTTTACGGTACGTAAAGATTCCCTATCATCGGGTTAAGTTTTCGCGAAAAAATGTATTGATCCGGGATAATTATATTTGCCAGTATTGTTATCAAAAATTCAAAATTATGGATCTTACCCTGGATCATGTAATCCCCCTTTCTCGAGGTGGATGGGATGGATGGGATAATGTAGTAACTGCCTGTCGGTCATGCAATAATCGAAAAGGAGACGATACTCCTGAAGAAGCTGGCATGAAACTTTTAAGAAAACCGAGACTTCCCAGTGTGGTTACTTATTTGCAGATTATAAGACGGCTCGGAGAAGAGAAGAAAGAGTGGCGACGATATCTGTTTTTTGATCAGGAAGAAGAGAATTCCCTGGAACGTCAGCAAGAGAAATATCTTATTTCTTCAACCTGA
- the menC gene encoding o-succinylbenzoate synthase, producing MKIERIDLLHVQLKLKEPFETSSSRKDHLDHILVKIYSGELIGYGECACPTEPFYCYETTQTCLHILKDFIIPRVLGQDIVSVEDLIHRYWNIKGHNFAKSGLEMAWWDLLARWENKPLYKLLGGVRTAIESGVSLGIEKSVEDLLPKIERFLKEGYRRIKLKIKPGKDLAVVEAVRHHFGDIPLMLDANSAYTLQDLPLFKELDKYHLMMIEQPLAHDDIYDHSKLQREIKTPICLDESIHSVEDARKAIELGSCRIINIKPGRVGGLYEARKIHDLCYRQGIPVWCGGMHEYGIGRAHNIALSTLPNFTLPGDVSASSKYYQEDIVAPPIELDNGKIKVIEAPGIGYRPVEQQIKKYTVASYCFEA from the coding sequence ATGAAAATTGAACGGATTGATTTACTTCATGTTCAGTTAAAATTAAAGGAGCCTTTCGAGACCAGTTCCAGCCGGAAAGATCATCTGGATCATATCCTGGTAAAAATCTATTCGGGTGAGCTGATCGGTTATGGAGAATGTGCCTGTCCTACCGAGCCTTTTTATTGTTATGAAACCACCCAGACCTGTTTGCATATCCTAAAGGATTTTATTATCCCCCGGGTATTGGGTCAGGATATCGTTTCTGTGGAAGATCTTATCCATAGGTACTGGAATATCAAAGGCCATAATTTCGCCAAATCCGGTCTTGAAATGGCCTGGTGGGATCTGTTGGCCCGTTGGGAGAATAAACCCTTATATAAACTTTTGGGGGGCGTTCGAACCGCCATTGAATCCGGAGTAAGCCTGGGAATTGAAAAGTCTGTTGAGGATTTACTTCCCAAGATAGAACGTTTTCTTAAGGAAGGCTATCGGCGGATCAAGCTTAAAATCAAACCCGGCAAGGATTTGGCCGTTGTAGAGGCGGTCCGGCACCATTTCGGAGATATTCCACTTATGCTGGACGCCAATTCGGCTTATACCCTTCAGGATTTACCCCTCTTCAAAGAATTAGATAAGTATCACCTGATGATGATCGAACAACCTCTCGCCCACGATGATATTTATGATCATAGCAAATTACAAAGGGAGATTAAAACTCCTATTTGTTTAGACGAGAGTATTCATTCGGTGGAGGATGCCCGGAAAGCCATAGAACTGGGAAGTTGCCGGATTATCAATATCAAACCGGGCCGTGTCGGGGGACTTTATGAAGCCCGAAAAATTCATGATTTGTGCTACCGGCAGGGTATTCCGGTCTGGTGTGGAGGTATGCATGAGTACGGAATAGGTCGGGCCCACAACATCGCCCTCAGCACTCTTCCGAATTTTACCTTACCGGGAGATGTATCTGCCAGTTCTAAGTACTATCAGGAAGATATTGTAGCCCCTCCTATTGAGCTGGACAACGGTAAGATTAAGGTCATAGAAGCTCCTGGAATCGGTTATCGTCCCGTGGAACAGCAGATTAAAAAATATACGGTAGCTTCCTATTGCTTTGAAGCGTAG
- the lpxC gene encoding UDP-3-O-acyl-N-acetylglucosamine deacetylase — protein sequence MNQKTLKKSVECSGIGLHSGRPVTMRIHPAPIDSGIVFRRTDLPDRKAVSALHTNLISAQYATSLGNGEVVIKTVEHLLSCLMGLEIDNALIELDSEEVPVFDGSANYYVQLLQSAGIRIQEARRKFIKVYRPIELYDKDRAISIKPYPRLRITYTIDFPHPLLKNQTKTIDISSESFITEIAPARTFCLYEEIENLRQQGLAKGGSLENAIVIGRDGVYNGSLRFEDECVRHKILDLLGDLALLGTRILGHITVYKGGHLLHSKLVREILLQQNSWYYTSGNGKGSLDERKIV from the coding sequence ATGAATCAAAAGACCTTAAAAAAATCGGTTGAGTGCTCCGGAATCGGCCTTCATTCCGGTCGGCCTGTTACGATGCGTATCCACCCGGCTCCTATAGATAGTGGAATTGTATTTAGACGAACGGATCTTCCCGACCGAAAAGCAGTGAGCGCCCTCCATACCAATCTGATTAGCGCGCAGTATGCAACTTCCTTGGGAAATGGAGAGGTCGTTATCAAAACCGTTGAACACCTTTTATCTTGTTTGATGGGATTAGAAATCGATAATGCCCTCATTGAATTGGATTCCGAAGAAGTACCCGTTTTTGATGGAAGTGCTAATTATTACGTTCAATTGCTGCAAAGTGCAGGTATCCGAATTCAAGAGGCCAGACGAAAGTTTATTAAAGTATATCGTCCCATTGAACTTTATGATAAGGATAGGGCTATTTCTATTAAGCCCTATCCCCGGTTACGTATCACCTATACCATAGACTTTCCCCACCCCCTTTTAAAAAATCAAACCAAGACCATCGACATTTCCTCCGAAAGTTTTATTACCGAGATAGCCCCGGCCCGGACTTTTTGTCTTTATGAAGAAATAGAGAATTTACGCCAACAGGGGTTGGCAAAAGGAGGTTCTTTAGAAAATGCCATTGTAATTGGCCGGGATGGGGTTTATAATGGGAGTCTTAGATTTGAGGATGAATGTGTTCGACATAAAATCTTAGATCTCCTGGGAGATTTAGCTTTATTGGGAACCCGGATTCTGGGACATATTACCGTTTACAAGGGGGGTCACTTACTGCATTCCAAACTGGTTCGAGAAATTCTTCTTCAACAAAACTCCTGGTATTATACCTCTGGTAATGGAAAAGGAAGCCTGGATGAAAGGAAGATCGTCTAA
- a CDS encoding response regulator encodes MLQHSTPCILVVDDDKEIRCALTRIFSKEGYQVAAAASGEEALALFQKNKFNLVITDLRMPGIGGLELLKKIKTDKPETVVIILTAFCDEITYTDMKALGVYTYLCKPIKKNEMLTAVKKALLPTPGYNQPYSIVFPQPSPSP; translated from the coding sequence ATGCTCCAACATTCAACACCTTGCATCTTAGTGGTAGATGATGATAAAGAAATTCGCTGCGCACTAACCCGAATCTTCTCGAAGGAAGGCTACCAGGTAGCTGCAGCAGCCAGTGGAGAAGAAGCCCTTGCGCTTTTTCAAAAAAATAAATTTAACCTGGTCATTACGGATTTACGCATGCCCGGCATAGGGGGTTTAGAACTCCTGAAGAAAATCAAAACAGACAAGCCTGAAACGGTGGTAATCATCCTGACCGCTTTTTGCGATGAGATTACCTATACCGATATGAAAGCCCTCGGAGTCTATACCTACCTCTGTAAGCCCATCAAAAAAAATGAAATGCTGACGGCAGTCAAAAAGGCCCTCTTACCTACCCCGGGTTACAATCAACCCTATTCCATCGTGTTTCCTCAACCGTCCCCTAGTCCCTAG